Proteins from one Scleropages formosus chromosome 14, fSclFor1.1, whole genome shotgun sequence genomic window:
- the LOC108920427 gene encoding retinoic acid-induced protein 2-like: MEDLYKDSQTNLPLDMSSPPSAVTSTDGGDGNGKSENGTVQLITSEAWNMKKKPLSPVMTVPASSVVSPSTESPGGMALKVAATVLQPICLGDSPVVLPIHLQMAGSAAPQISAAGSTPYLMTSQGPISLPLVLEQQVFQHLNSPVLQQGSVCPSLSLQNNILCQNSSLSFSQAPTVDQKPGVQPLEPGILPLLQNPGFAAVLQDLFPSQSNLNHSTCHTAASTPADNFTSTIFPPLPFPHSYSSSLSPLVPPATLLVPYPVVVPLPVPLPIPIPIPFPLNSDLKGFTDPPKPPCTLDKSTQTYTKENPSPPPQQNREGITHIPQVESPCSPSDIVEVLDLSIKNPPIQTKQEVIFQSQDNVLDLSVASVRTPCIQPHSNKELLGEKANHSGHICENKTGSALSFEVFRPMECTQNLDSKILNGLASLEFSRQHKWVVDSGSSRSGCESKCGSGNIEIVRTSQTAKVIVSVKDAVPTIFCGKLKGLSGVSTKNFSIKRDANQEAMLQQHYSIKAQVEPRDPNDSLKKASKSKPIKLKKMNSQEIHILPIKKQRLSAFFPRK; this comes from the coding sequence atgGAGGACCTATATAAGGACAGCCAGACTAATTTGCCCTTGGACATGTCAAGTCCCCCCAGTGCAGTGACCAGTACTGATGGAGGAGATGGGAATGGAAAATCAGAAAATGGAACAGTTCAGCTGATTACATCAGAAGCCTGGAATATGAAGAAGAAGCCGCTCTCTCCTGTGATGACTGTCCCAGCAAGCTCTGTGGTGAGCCCCTCTACAGAGTCTCCAGGAGGTATGGCGCTCAAAGTGGCTGCCACTGTTTTACAACCCATCTGCTTGGGGGACAGTCCAGTGGTGCTGCCCATTCACCTGCAGATGGCTGGCAGCGCTGCTCCACAGATCAGTGCCGCAGGCAGCACACCATACCTGATGACCAGTCAGGGTCCGATTTCACTGCCATTGGTCCTCGAACAGCAGGTGTTCCAGCATTTGAACTCCCCAGTGCTCCAGCAAGGTTCTGTATGCCCTTCACTGTCTCTCCAGAACAACATTTTGTGTCAGAACTCTTCCCTCTCCTTTAGCCAGGCTCCAACCGTGGACCAGAAACCAGGTGTGCAACCTCTAGAGCCTGGTATTCTGCCCCTGCTTCAGAACCCAGGGTTTGCTGCAGTATTGCAGGACCTGTTCCCCTCTCAGAGCAATCTCAATCATTCCACATGTCACACAGCAGCATCTACTCCAGCAGATAACTTCACTTCAACCATCTTCCCTCCCTTGCCCTTCCCTCATTCGTACAGCTCCTCACTGTCTCCGCTGGTCCCCCCAGCCACTCTGCTGGTTCCATATCCAGTCGTTGTCCCTCTGCCAGTGCCTCTACCTATTCCCATCCCAATTCCCTTTCCCCTGAATAGTGACTTAAAAGGGTTTACAGATCCACCTAAGCCACCTtgcactttggataaaagcactcAAACCTACACAAAAGAAAATCCTAGTCCTCCCCCACAACAAAACAGGGAAGGGATCACACATATTCCACAGGTGGAATCACCATGCTCTCCTTCAGATATTGTAGAAGTGCTGGATCTCTCTATAAAAAATCCTCCAATCCAGACAAAGCAGGAAGTCATATTTCAGAGTCAAGATAACGTCCTTGACTTGTCAGTGGCCAGCGTGAGGACACCATGCATTCAACCACATAGTAACAAGGAGCTATTAGGAGAAAAAGCAAACCATTCTGGCCATATCTGCGAGAACAAAACAGGCTCTGCCTTATCCTTTGAGGTTTTTCGTCCCATGGAGTGCACACAGAACCTGGATTCTAAAATACTGAATGGCCTGGCCTCGCTGGAGTTCAGCCGACAACACAAGTGGGTGGTGGATAGCGGTAGCAGTCGTTCGGGCTGTGAGTCCAAGTGCGGCAGCGGGAACATTGAAATAGTTAGGACCTCCCAGACAGCCAAAGTCATTGTTTCTGTTAAGGATGCTGTCCCCACCATCTTCTGTGGAAAACTCAAGGGTCTCTCTGGCGTTTCCACTAAGAACTTCTCCATCAAGCGAGATGCCAACCAGGAAGCCATGCTACAGCAGCATTACAGCATTAAAGCCCAGGTTGAACCACGAGACCCCAATGATTCCCTTAAAAAGGCTTCCAAAAGCAAACCAatcaaattaaagaaaatgaactCCCAAGAGATACACATCCTCCCCATCAAAAAACAACGACTGTCTGCTTTTTTCCCTAGAAAATAA